A single window of Pungitius pungitius chromosome 20, fPunPun2.1, whole genome shotgun sequence DNA harbors:
- the LOC119195259 gene encoding toll-like receptor 5, whose amino-acid sequence MWMLSLQVVVVSVLLQVPGCFPSCLILGSVANCGFQNLHWIPPLPPHITHLYLEMNHIHEINSTSLSGLEELQALDLGLQYVPLVIRNHAFSGQRRLRRLVLGFNAGLQLEPLAFIGLSGLQSLHLDYCSLQASILKENYLEPLSSLETLDLFANKIKRLQPSMFFTNMTNLKVLNLKLNQIDRICRSDLVGFQGKNFTVLNLASVGLKAMFKEHFDWQECGNPFRGMSFQTLDLSHNAFSVSGSKRFFTAIKGTEISNLKLSGHMGKGFSHNNLPDPDHGTFVGLNGSSVRTLDLSNNRIFALQEGVFRPLEEVAIIDVSRNKLNQIHRHAFEGLEGHLRMLNLSHNLLGEIHSYTFDSLTNLRVLDLSYNHIGVLGYGSFSGLPQLKALYLTGNSLRDLGFPASLPRLDYLMLNDNKLESLPVSALARFAGNVMHLDIKDNRLTNLGDVTTLLTHLKRLFYGGNTIQWCTLSGRVSAVGSSNVQTLDLHSSSLQSMWSQGRCLNLFDNLGRVIALNLSFNALQSLPRGLFKGLASVAEMDLSFNSLTYLPPDVLPNSLKVLNLSNNFVASPDPVAFRFLSFLDLKMNRFHCDSNLKGFLTWLKKTNTTLLSPVAELRCEFPSALYNVSLLDFSVWTTQQVTSN is encoded by the exons ATGTGGATGCTGAGTCTTCAGGTGGTTGTCGTTTCTGTGCTCCTACAG GTGCCCGGTTGTTTCCCATCATGCCTCATTCTGGGCTCTGTAGCTAACTGTGGCTTCCAGAACCTCCACTGgattcctcctctccctcctcacatcACCCACCTGTACCTGGAGATGAACCACATCCACGAGATCAACTCCACCTCCCTGTCgggcctggaggagctgcaggcgcTGGACCTGGGGCTACAGTACGTTCCTCTTGTGATCAGGAACCACGCCTTCAGCGGGCAGAGGCGCCTGAGGAGGCTTGTGCTCGGCTTCAACGCCGGCCTTCAACTGGAGCCGCTGGCTTTTATCGGACTGTCGGGTTTGCAGAGCCTCCACCTGGACTACTGTTCTCTGCAAGCATCCATCCTGAAGGAGAACTATCTGGAGCCACTGTCCTCCTTGGAAACTCTTGACCTCTTTGCTAACAAGATAAAAAGACTGCAGCCTTCAATGTTTTTTACAAACATGACTAATTTGAAAGTTTTGAATCTTAAGCTGAACCAAATCGACAGAATATGTCGATCTGATCTGGTTGGTTTTCAAGGAAAGAACTTTACGGTCCTGAACTTGGCCTCGGTGGGTCTTAAGGCCATGTTTAAGGAACATTTTGACTGGCAGGAATGTGGGAATCCTTTCAGGGGAATGTCCTTTCAGACACTTGACCTGTCACACAACGCGTTCAGTGTGAGTGGGTCCAAGCGCTTTTTCACAGCCATCAAAGGGACCGAAATCTCCAATCTCAAACTGTCAGGTCACATGGGTAAAGGATTCTCACACAACAATCTTCCTGACCCAGACCACGGCACGTTTGTCGGCCTGAATGGCAGCTCAGTCCGCACTTTGGATCTGTCGAACAACCGGATATTTGCATTGCAAGAGGGGGTTTTTCGTCCGCTGGAAGAAGTCGCAATCATTGACGTTTCCCGTAACAAATTGAATCAGATACACCGACATGCCTTTGAAGGTCTTGAGGGACATTTGAGAATGCTCAACCTGTCACACAACCTGCTAGGGGAAATCCATTCTTACACTTTTGATTCCCTGACAAACCTGAGAGTGTTGGACTTGTCTTACAATCACATAGGTGTCCTGGGCTACGGCTCATTCAGTGGACTTCCACAATTAAAAGCATTATATCTAACAGGAAACTCTTTGCGAGACCTTGGCTTCCCCGCTTCCCTCCCAAGATTAGATTATCTGATGTTGAATGACAACAAACTGGAGTCGTTGCCGGTGAGTGCTCTGGCGCGCTTTGCCGGTAATGTTATGCATCTGGACATTAAGGACAACCGTTTGACAAACCTGGGGGACGTTACCACGCTTTTGACTCATCTAAAACGGCTCTTCTATGGAGGAAACACAATCCAATGGTGTACGCTCAGTGGGCGAGTTTCAGCAGTTGGTTCGAGCAATGTCCAAACTCTAGATCTTCACAGCAGTTCCCTGCAGTCCATGTGGTCTCAGGGGAGGTGCCTGAATCTGTTTGACAATCTGGGACGAGTGATCGCTCTGAACTTGAGCTTCAATGCACTGCAGTCTCTTCCTCGGGGCCTTTTCAAGGGCCTTGCCTCAGTGGCAGAGATGGACCTCTCGTTCAACAGCTTGACCTATCTCCCGCCTGATGTGTTACCAAATAGTCTCAAAGTACTCAACCTCTCCAACAACTTTGTAGCCTCCCCTGACCCCGTTGCGTTTCGCTTTCTAAGCTTCCTCGACCTTAAAATGAACCGATTCCACTGCGATTCCAACCTGAAGGGCTTCCTGACTTGGCTGAAGAAGACCAACACGACCCTTCTTAGTCCTGTTGCGGAGCTCAGGTGTGAATTTCCTTCTGCTCTCTATAATGTGTCTCTGTTAGATTTCTCTGTTTGGACCACGCAGCAGGTAACCAGCaactaa